One Streptomyces sp. SAI-135 DNA segment encodes these proteins:
- a CDS encoding DUF692 domain-containing protein: MERLGTGIGWRPEIADAVENMPGIDWVEAVAENVCPGHLPESLRRLRERGVTVVPHGVSLGLGGAERPDAGRLLALAERAEALGSPLVTEHIAFVRAGGPLTASPRLEAGHLLPVPRTRDALDVLCENIRIAQDALPVPLAVENIAALVAWPGEEMTEGQFLYDLADRTGVRLLIDVANLHTNHVNRGEDPAEALAELPLEAIAYVHVAGGFERDGVWHDSHAHPVPRPVLDILTDLASRVSPPGVLLERDENFPEPAELERELGAIREAVEKGGAARADRPWQAAAAEPSSVPTDPARQRLALAQTALLSALVAGTPVPEGFDRVRLGVQARALAGKRADVVAKVAPELPVILGAGYRPAFLAYAQGAPMTDGYRRDALDFAEHLLLGGTLRDARVRRELREWWLERSGPAPRSHRPSVRLARATRRALLRR; the protein is encoded by the coding sequence ATGGAGCGACTGGGCACGGGGATCGGGTGGCGGCCGGAGATCGCGGACGCCGTGGAGAACATGCCGGGCATCGACTGGGTCGAGGCCGTGGCCGAGAACGTCTGCCCCGGGCACCTGCCCGAGTCCCTGCGGCGGCTGCGCGAGCGCGGGGTGACCGTGGTGCCGCACGGTGTCTCGCTGGGCCTCGGCGGCGCGGAGCGGCCCGACGCCGGGCGGCTCCTGGCGCTCGCCGAGCGGGCCGAGGCGCTGGGCTCGCCGCTGGTCACCGAGCACATCGCGTTCGTCCGGGCGGGCGGCCCGCTGACCGCCTCGCCGCGCCTGGAGGCCGGGCACCTGCTGCCCGTCCCGCGCACTCGGGACGCCCTGGACGTCCTCTGCGAGAACATCCGCATCGCACAGGACGCGCTCCCGGTGCCGCTCGCCGTGGAGAACATCGCCGCGCTGGTCGCGTGGCCGGGCGAGGAGATGACCGAGGGGCAGTTCCTGTACGACCTCGCCGACCGCACGGGGGTACGGCTGCTGATCGACGTGGCCAACCTGCACACCAACCACGTCAACCGCGGCGAGGACCCGGCCGAGGCACTGGCCGAACTTCCGCTGGAGGCCATCGCGTACGTCCATGTAGCGGGCGGGTTCGAGCGGGACGGCGTGTGGCACGACAGCCACGCTCACCCGGTTCCACGGCCGGTCCTCGACATCCTCACCGACCTCGCGTCCCGGGTCTCACCGCCGGGCGTGCTGCTGGAGCGGGACGAGAACTTCCCTGAACCGGCGGAACTGGAAAGGGAGTTGGGGGCGATCCGGGAAGCGGTGGAGAAGGGGGGCGCGGCTCGGGCCGACCGTCCGTGGCAGGCTGCCGCCGCGGAGCCGTCGAGTGTGCCGACCGACCCCGCCCGTCAGCGGCTCGCGCTCGCCCAGACCGCCCTGCTGTCCGCGCTCGTGGCGGGCACACCGGTGCCCGAGGGGTTCGACCGGGTGCGGCTGGGGGTGCAGGCGCGGGCGCTCGCGGGGAAGCGGGCGGACGTGGTGGCCAAGGTGGCGCCCGAACTGCCGGTGATCCTGGGGGCGGGGTACCGGCCCGCGTTCCTGGCGTACGCGCAGGGGGCGCCGATGACCGACGGATACCGGCGGGACGCCCTGGACTTCGCCGAACACCTTCTGCTGGGCGGGACCTTGCGGGACGCGCGGGTGCGGCGCGAGCTGCGGGAGTGGTGGCTGGAGCGGTCGGGCCCGGCACCGAGGTCCCACCGGCCGTCGGTGCGGCTGGCCCGGGCCACGCGGAGGGCCCTGCTGCGGCGGTGA
- a CDS encoding maleylpyruvate isomerase N-terminal domain-containing protein gives MRLEFEARDGDDGDWARDTPCAGWDLRRLVAHMTAQHWREPRELREPARAHRAAVDAVLSAFAEPGVVEREFVLPELGGGFAGRTATGFHFVDHVVHAWDVAAALGVRLQLAEEVLVAALAVARRVPADPAGRGPGFAFAPP, from the coding sequence GTGCGGCTGGAGTTCGAGGCCCGGGACGGGGACGACGGGGACTGGGCGCGGGACACCCCCTGCGCCGGGTGGGACCTGCGGCGGCTGGTGGCGCACATGACCGCCCAGCACTGGCGGGAGCCTCGGGAACTGCGCGAGCCCGCCCGTGCGCATCGCGCGGCCGTGGACGCGGTGCTCTCGGCGTTCGCCGAACCGGGTGTGGTGGAGCGGGAGTTCGTGCTGCCGGAGCTGGGCGGCGGTTTTGCCGGCCGGACGGCGACCGGCTTTCACTTCGTCGACCACGTCGTGCACGCGTGGGACGTGGCGGCCGCGCTCGGTGTGCGGCTCCAGCTGGCCGAGGAGGTGCTCGTGGCGGCACTGGCCGTGGCCCGACGGGTTCCGGCGGATCCGGCCGGCCGCGGGCCGGGGTTCGCGTTCGCGCCGCCCTGA
- a CDS encoding TetR family transcriptional regulator C-terminal domain-containing protein translates to MSGVDGRVERGNRTRRTVLRRAVDIASVEGLEALSVGRLAGELELSKSGVFALFGSKQELQLATVREASRIFVAEVLEPVAPADGLARLRGLCEGWLRYSQQRVFPGGCFFHGVMAEFDAREGAVHDALVEAQHAWLAELERCAERARAAGELGADTDPAQLAFEVVALMEAANAMSVLRGESTPYDRVRRGIASRLLA, encoded by the coding sequence GTGAGCGGGGTCGACGGGCGCGTCGAGCGGGGCAACCGCACCCGGCGGACCGTGCTGCGCCGGGCCGTCGACATCGCCTCGGTGGAGGGTCTTGAGGCGCTGTCGGTGGGGCGGCTGGCCGGGGAGCTGGAGCTGAGCAAGAGCGGGGTGTTCGCCCTGTTCGGCTCCAAGCAGGAGTTGCAGCTGGCGACCGTGCGGGAGGCCTCGCGGATCTTCGTCGCCGAGGTGCTGGAGCCGGTCGCCCCGGCCGACGGGCTGGCCCGGCTGCGGGGCCTGTGCGAGGGCTGGCTGCGGTACTCGCAGCAGCGGGTCTTCCCCGGCGGCTGTTTCTTCCACGGCGTCATGGCCGAGTTCGACGCCCGCGAGGGGGCGGTCCATGACGCCCTCGTCGAGGCGCAGCACGCCTGGCTCGCGGAACTGGAGCGGTGCGCAGAGCGGGCGCGGGCCGCCGGCGAGCTGGGCGCGGACACCGATCCGGCGCAACTCGCCTTCGAGGTCGTCGCGTTGATGGAGGCGGCGAACGCGATGTCGGTGCTGCGCGGCGAGTCCACGCCATATGACAGGGTCCGGCGGGGCATCGCCTCCCGGTTGCTGGCCTGA
- a CDS encoding aminoacyl-tRNA hydrolase encodes MSHDVTPPTDSPFRTEPTARDRAPQFVLPLVVRIEKAAPPARTDALETAARAVLVMLADERSVGDGEWAEAVRDWQDARIRKVVRRARGAEWRRAEALPGITVTGKAAEVRVFPPVPLDGWPKELARLQVSGTDLDDPEPPAEADPAAPVLWLSPDLDMSAGKAMAQAGHGAQLAWWELSDEERAAWRDAGFPLAVRTAAPGRWAELTASGLPLVRDAGFTEIAPGSCTVVADHPALR; translated from the coding sequence GTGAGCCACGACGTGACGCCCCCGACCGACAGCCCCTTCCGTACCGAGCCGACCGCACGCGACCGGGCGCCCCAGTTCGTGCTGCCCCTGGTGGTGCGCATCGAGAAGGCCGCTCCGCCCGCCCGCACCGACGCCCTGGAGACCGCCGCCCGCGCCGTTCTCGTCATGCTCGCCGACGAGCGTTCGGTGGGCGACGGGGAGTGGGCCGAGGCCGTGCGGGACTGGCAGGACGCCCGGATCCGCAAGGTCGTACGGCGGGCCCGGGGGGCCGAGTGGCGGCGGGCCGAGGCCCTGCCCGGGATCACCGTGACCGGAAAGGCGGCCGAGGTACGGGTGTTCCCGCCGGTGCCGCTCGACGGGTGGCCCAAGGAACTGGCCAGGCTCCAGGTCTCCGGCACCGACCTCGACGACCCCGAGCCCCCGGCCGAGGCGGACCCGGCCGCCCCCGTCCTGTGGCTCAGCCCGGACCTCGACATGTCGGCCGGCAAGGCGATGGCGCAGGCCGGTCACGGCGCCCAACTGGCCTGGTGGGAACTGTCGGACGAGGAGCGGGCCGCCTGGCGGGACGCCGGGTTCCCGCTCGCCGTACGGACCGCCGCTCCCGGGCGCTGGGCCGAACTGACCGCAAGCGGGCTGCCGTTGGTGCGTGACGCCGGTTTCACCGAGATCGCGCCCGGCTCGTGCACGGTCGTCGCGGACCATCCGGCGCTGCGGTGA
- a CDS encoding polysaccharide deacetylase family protein has product MITLVRRVTAACVLGAALTACASAPHEAARVARPAPAATSAPPTLAPGPGGLTPVFKNGARDRGRTVALTFDADMTADQGPRAAAGEHFDNPGLIAALRALRVPATVFMTGRWAEEYPDQARSLGRDPLFEVANHSYSHYAFTADCYGLPTVPGDRMRADVERAYAAFRRAGVPDARPYFRFPGGCYDRRALKALTPAGVTAVQWDVVSGDAFATDAEAVSRQVLEGVRPGSVVVMHCTRSAAPTTERVVRTVVPQLRARGFRFVRVSELIGS; this is encoded by the coding sequence GTGATCACCCTTGTCCGGCGCGTCACCGCCGCCTGTGTCCTCGGCGCCGCCCTCACGGCCTGCGCCTCCGCTCCCCACGAGGCCGCGCGGGTGGCCCGACCGGCCCCCGCCGCGACCTCCGCGCCCCCCACGCTCGCCCCCGGCCCCGGCGGGCTGACCCCCGTCTTCAAGAACGGCGCCCGGGACCGCGGCAGGACGGTGGCGCTCACCTTCGACGCCGACATGACCGCGGACCAGGGGCCCCGGGCGGCGGCCGGCGAGCACTTCGACAACCCCGGGCTGATCGCCGCGCTGCGGGCCCTGCGAGTGCCCGCCACCGTGTTCATGACCGGGCGGTGGGCCGAGGAGTACCCGGACCAGGCCCGTTCCCTCGGGCGCGATCCGCTGTTCGAGGTCGCCAACCACTCCTACAGCCACTACGCCTTCACCGCCGACTGCTACGGGCTGCCGACGGTCCCCGGCGACCGGATGCGGGCGGACGTGGAGCGGGCGTACGCGGCCTTCCGCAGAGCCGGGGTGCCGGACGCGAGGCCGTACTTCCGTTTTCCCGGCGGGTGCTACGACCGGCGGGCGCTGAAGGCCCTGACCCCGGCCGGGGTGACGGCCGTGCAGTGGGACGTGGTGAGCGGGGACGCGTTCGCGACGGACGCGGAGGCAGTGTCCCGGCAGGTGCTGGAGGGGGTGCGGCCGGGATCGGTCGTGGTGATGCACTGCACGCGCAGTGCCGCGCCGACGACGGAGCGGGTGGTACGCACGGTGGTGCCGCAGCTGCGGGCGCGGGGGTTCCGCTTCGTACGGGTGTCCGAGCTGATCGGGTCCTAG
- a CDS encoding FAD-dependent oxidoreductase — MTENRHVKGSYWLETAPGGPRPPLTEDLDVDVAVIGAGIAGLSTAWELTRAGRRVAVLEAGQVAAGVTGHTTAKLTALHTLIYDKLRRTRGPEGARLYARSQCEAIERAAEIADELGVDCDWEQRSAYTYVRDESRVEELKAEAEAAREAGLSASFVTETGLPFPVAGAVRVTGQAQFHPRKYLLALAEDLVASGAAVHEHTAVLGLDEGEPCRLSTDTRATVTARDVVVATHYPIFDRALLFTRLSPRRELVVAGTIDRERDPDGMYITPDEGTRSVRTAPWDADRRLLIVTGEHFTPGTGDTRARFDDLSAWAARQFPGVELSHAWATQDNDPTDTVPMVGPLHPGARHTYVATGFGGWGMSGGIMAGRLLAAQITGEQCSWSELYDPRRLRSQVREAPAFLKTQAQVARHFVGDRLRPAPPLESLPPGEGAVVRVNGDRLAVYRDDDGNLHAVSPRCTHLGCLVSFNGAEDAWECPCHGSRFDTDGKVIQGPATKPLEQRDI, encoded by the coding sequence ATGACCGAGAACCGGCATGTCAAGGGCTCGTACTGGCTGGAGACGGCACCCGGCGGACCCCGGCCGCCGCTGACCGAGGACCTCGACGTCGACGTGGCCGTCATCGGCGCCGGCATCGCCGGGCTGAGCACGGCGTGGGAGCTGACGCGGGCCGGACGGCGGGTGGCGGTCCTGGAGGCCGGACAGGTGGCCGCCGGCGTCACCGGGCACACCACCGCCAAGCTGACCGCCCTGCACACACTGATCTACGACAAGCTGCGCCGCACCCGCGGCCCCGAGGGCGCCCGGCTGTACGCCCGCTCGCAGTGCGAGGCGATCGAGCGGGCCGCCGAGATCGCGGACGAGCTGGGCGTCGACTGCGACTGGGAGCAGCGCAGCGCCTACACCTACGTCCGTGACGAGAGCCGGGTCGAGGAGCTGAAGGCCGAGGCGGAGGCCGCCCGGGAGGCGGGGCTGTCGGCGTCGTTCGTGACGGAGACCGGGTTGCCTTTCCCGGTGGCGGGCGCGGTCCGGGTGACCGGGCAGGCGCAGTTCCATCCGCGCAAGTACCTGCTGGCCCTGGCCGAGGACCTGGTCGCCTCGGGGGCGGCCGTCCACGAGCACACCGCCGTCCTCGGGCTCGACGAGGGCGAGCCGTGCCGGCTGTCGACGGACACGCGGGCCACGGTGACGGCCCGGGACGTCGTGGTCGCCACCCACTACCCGATCTTCGACCGGGCCCTGCTGTTCACCCGGCTCTCGCCGCGCCGCGAGCTGGTCGTCGCCGGGACGATCGACCGGGAGCGGGATCCGGACGGCATGTACATCACACCGGACGAGGGCACCCGTTCGGTCCGCACGGCACCCTGGGACGCCGACCGGCGCCTGCTCATCGTCACCGGCGAGCACTTCACCCCCGGCACGGGCGACACCCGGGCCCGGTTCGACGACCTCTCGGCGTGGGCCGCTCGGCAGTTCCCCGGCGTGGAGCTCAGCCATGCCTGGGCGACCCAGGACAACGACCCCACCGACACCGTGCCGATGGTCGGCCCGCTGCACCCGGGCGCCCGGCACACCTATGTCGCCACCGGCTTCGGGGGCTGGGGCATGAGCGGCGGCATCATGGCCGGCCGGCTGCTCGCGGCCCAGATCACCGGTGAGCAGTGCTCGTGGAGCGAGCTGTACGACCCGCGCCGACTGCGTTCGCAGGTCCGCGAGGCGCCGGCCTTCCTCAAGACGCAGGCCCAGGTGGCCCGTCACTTCGTCGGCGACCGGCTGCGTCCGGCGCCCCCGCTGGAGTCGCTCCCGCCGGGTGAGGGCGCCGTGGTCCGGGTGAACGGCGACCGCCTCGCGGTCTACCGCGACGACGACGGCAACCTGCACGCCGTCTCCCCCCGCTGCACCCACCTGGGCTGTCTGGTCTCCTTCAACGGGGCCGAGGACGCCTGGGAGTGCCCGTGCCACGGCTCGCGCTTCGACACGGACGGCAAGGTGATCCAGGGTCCGGCGACCAAGCCGTTGGAGCAGCGGGACATCTGA
- a CDS encoding PPK2 family polyphosphate kinase: MSKKGSKTRAAKKTGGDLCLRELLRVPGGRPVDLAAHDARETPAGPRDKQAGLAALTELAAPLADLQERLWAASTAGDRRRVLLVLQGMDTSGKGGTVKHVIGLFNPSGCRVRAFKAPTPKEQGHPFLWRIKKALPHAGELGIFDRSHYEDVLVARVRSLAPPAEIERRYDAIKRFEKSLADDGVTVVKCFLHISYGEQRDRLLKRLDRPDKRWKFDVADIDDRALWPVYQQAYETALERCSTPHAPWYLIPADRKWYRNWAVSRLLLEHLSELDPRYPEADFDVAQARRRLLEQ; the protein is encoded by the coding sequence ATGTCGAAGAAGGGCTCGAAGACCCGCGCGGCGAAGAAGACCGGGGGCGACCTGTGCCTGCGTGAGCTGCTGCGCGTACCGGGCGGCAGGCCGGTGGACCTGGCCGCCCACGACGCGCGGGAGACACCGGCCGGCCCCCGGGACAAGCAGGCGGGCCTGGCCGCCCTGACCGAGCTGGCCGCCCCGCTTGCCGACCTGCAGGAACGCCTGTGGGCGGCGAGCACCGCGGGTGACCGGCGCCGGGTCCTGCTGGTGCTGCAGGGCATGGACACCAGCGGCAAGGGCGGCACGGTCAAGCACGTCATCGGCCTGTTCAACCCGTCCGGCTGCCGGGTCCGGGCCTTCAAGGCACCCACGCCGAAGGAACAGGGGCACCCCTTCCTCTGGCGCATCAAGAAGGCCCTCCCACACGCCGGTGAACTGGGCATCTTCGACCGCTCGCACTACGAGGACGTCCTCGTGGCCCGCGTCCGCTCGCTGGCCCCGCCCGCCGAGATCGAGCGCCGCTACGACGCGATCAAACGCTTCGAGAAGTCGCTCGCCGACGACGGCGTCACCGTGGTCAAGTGCTTCCTGCACATCTCCTACGGCGAACAGCGCGACCGTCTGCTCAAGCGGCTCGACCGGCCGGACAAGCGCTGGAAGTTCGACGTCGCGGACATCGACGACCGCGCTCTGTGGCCCGTCTACCAGCAGGCGTACGAGACGGCCCTGGAGCGCTGCTCGACCCCGCACGCGCCCTGGTACCTGATCCCCGCGGACCGCAAGTGGTACCGGAACTGGGCGGTGAGTCGGCTCCTGCTGGAACACCTGTCGGAGCTGGACCCGCGCTACCCGGAGGCGGACTTCGACGTGGCGCAGGCCCGCAGGCGGCTGCTGGAACAGTGA
- a CDS encoding PhoX family protein, which produces MSATRRQVLARSGALGVGIAFTGALSELFAGTAAAQSLGHTGYGPLVPDPNGLLDLPKGFRYKVLSREGDQLRSGEGRVPSNHDGMTALPGRHGRVHLVRNHENRPTAAIAVPTVAGLTYDPAGKGGCTALTLDSRNDVLSERVAIAGTAVNCAGGPTSWGTWLTCEETEDKAGTNGYTKDHGFIFEVDPTDPHRSGAVPLTAMGRFQHEAIAIDPKRGIVYETEDAFLKPFGLFYRFLPNRPEGGLGSLRAGGRLQAMRVPGVPDLSVIQETGACFEGIEWVDVPDPLARETPVRLQDFGPKGITHAQKLEGCYWGGKSVYFVSSFARSADGSAADHFGQIWRYDPSARRLTLVIVFGPDTDVQLPGESPDNICLAPSGGLMVCEDGNGAQHVFGVTRHGEVYAMARGRQNIGTPEAPEWGEFAGVTFSPDGQTMYVNCYTPGTTFAVTGPWRR; this is translated from the coding sequence ATGTCCGCAACACGACGTCAGGTCCTGGCCCGCAGCGGCGCCCTGGGCGTGGGCATCGCCTTCACCGGCGCCCTCTCCGAACTCTTCGCCGGCACCGCCGCCGCCCAGTCCCTCGGCCACACCGGCTACGGCCCCCTCGTCCCGGACCCCAACGGCCTGCTGGACCTGCCCAAGGGCTTCCGCTACAAGGTCCTCTCCCGCGAGGGCGACCAGCTCCGCTCCGGCGAGGGCCGGGTCCCCTCCAACCACGACGGCATGACCGCACTGCCCGGCAGACACGGTCGCGTCCACCTGGTGCGCAACCACGAGAACCGCCCCACCGCGGCCATCGCCGTCCCCACGGTCGCGGGTCTGACCTACGACCCGGCGGGCAAGGGCGGCTGTACGGCCCTCACGCTGGACTCCCGCAACGACGTGCTGTCGGAGCGGGTCGCCATCGCCGGCACCGCCGTCAACTGCGCGGGCGGGCCCACCTCTTGGGGCACCTGGCTGACCTGCGAGGAGACCGAGGACAAGGCCGGCACCAACGGCTACACCAAGGACCACGGCTTCATCTTCGAGGTCGATCCGACGGACCCGCACAGAAGTGGCGCGGTCCCGCTGACCGCGATGGGCCGCTTCCAGCACGAGGCCATCGCGATCGACCCGAAGCGCGGCATCGTCTACGAGACCGAGGACGCCTTCCTCAAGCCCTTCGGCCTCTTCTACCGCTTCCTGCCCAACCGGCCCGAGGGCGGCCTCGGTTCGCTGCGCGCCGGGGGCCGGCTCCAGGCGATGCGGGTGCCCGGCGTACCGGACCTGTCCGTGATCCAGGAGACCGGTGCCTGCTTCGAGGGCATCGAGTGGGTCGACGTACCGGACCCGCTGGCCAGGGAAACCCCCGTCCGGCTCCAGGACTTCGGGCCGAAGGGCATCACGCACGCCCAGAAGCTGGAGGGCTGCTACTGGGGCGGGAAGTCCGTCTACTTCGTCTCGTCGTTCGCGCGCAGCGCCGACGGTTCGGCCGCCGACCACTTCGGGCAGATCTGGCGCTACGACCCCTCGGCCCGCCGGCTCACCCTGGTGATCGTCTTCGGCCCGGACACCGACGTGCAGCTGCCCGGCGAGTCCCCGGACAACATCTGCCTGGCCCCGAGCGGCGGCCTGATGGTGTGCGAGGACGGCAACGGCGCCCAGCACGTCTTCGGGGTGACACGGCACGGCGAGGTGTACGCGATGGCCCGCGGCCGGCAGAACATCGGCACGCCCGAGGCTCCGGAGTGGGGCGAGTTCGCCGGCGTCACCTTCTCCCCTGACGGGCAGACGATGTACGTCAACTGCTACACGCCCGGGACGACCTTCGCGGTGACGGGACCCTGGCGCAGGTAG
- a CDS encoding slipin family protein, producing the protein MLQELLTAAVATAAAGTVYLAAAARVVKQYERGVVFRLGRLAGEVREPGFTAIVPFVDRLHKVNMQIVTLPVPAQEGITRDNVTVRVDAVVYFRVVDAASALVKVEDYKFAVSQMAQTSLRSIIGKSELDDLLSNREKLNEGLELMIDSPAVGWGVQVDRVEIKDVSLPDTMKRSMARQAEADRERRARVINADAELQASKKLAEAAKEMSEQPAALQLRLLQTVVAVAAEKNSTLVLPFPVELLRFLERAQEHPTGT; encoded by the coding sequence ATGCTCCAGGAACTGTTGACGGCGGCCGTGGCGACCGCGGCCGCCGGGACCGTCTACCTCGCGGCGGCGGCCCGGGTCGTCAAGCAGTACGAGCGCGGGGTGGTGTTCCGTCTCGGACGCCTCGCGGGCGAGGTGCGCGAGCCCGGGTTCACGGCGATCGTGCCGTTCGTGGACCGGCTGCACAAGGTGAACATGCAGATCGTCACGCTGCCGGTGCCGGCCCAGGAGGGCATCACCCGGGACAACGTGACGGTGCGCGTGGACGCGGTGGTCTACTTCCGGGTCGTCGACGCGGCGAGCGCCCTGGTCAAGGTCGAGGACTACAAGTTCGCCGTCTCCCAGATGGCCCAGACCTCGCTGCGCTCGATCATCGGCAAGAGCGAGCTGGACGACCTGCTGTCCAACCGCGAGAAACTCAACGAGGGCCTGGAGCTGATGATCGACAGCCCGGCCGTCGGCTGGGGCGTGCAGGTGGACCGCGTCGAGATCAAGGACGTGTCGCTGCCGGACACGATGAAGCGGTCGATGGCCCGCCAGGCCGAGGCCGACCGTGAGCGGCGGGCCCGGGTCATCAACGCCGACGCCGAACTCCAGGCCTCCAAGAAGCTCGCGGAGGCCGCCAAGGAGATGTCCGAACAGCCGGCCGCGCTCCAACTCCGGCTGCTGCAGACCGTCGTGGCGGTCGCCGCCGAGAAGAACTCGACGCTCGTCCTGCCCTTCCCGGTGGAGCTGCTGCGTTTCCTGGAGCGGGCGCAGGAGCACCCGACCGGGACCTGA
- a CDS encoding SulP family inorganic anion transporter, which translates to MMTKYPHLRQDFAASLVVFLVALPLCVGVAVASGVPAELGLVTGIVGGIVTGLMRGSSLQVSGPAAGLTVLVFEAVTEFGLPALGVIVLAAGLIQLAMGALKLGRWFRAISVSVVEGMLAGIGLVIIAGQLYSAAGLKAPASGLDKILGLPGAVVDALGSSTALASLAVGAGTVAVLLLWKKLPKKAQTVPGALAAVLLATLVTQVFGLSVATVEVNGLLASVQPPGMDAFGELADPAIFGTIIAFTLIASAESLFSAAAVDRLHDGPRTEYDKELMAQGVGNTVCGALGALPMTAVIVRSSANVQAGARTKASRVMHGVWLLLFAALLPSTLALIPLPALAGILVHAGFKLIPFREIVSLWRGHRGEALILVATAVSIVAVNMFEGVLIGLALSVVKTAWEASHLKLEIVDKGAGPIQAHLSGNATFLRLPKILDSLESLPQDRPVELDLSGLHHLDHACRTALENWAERHSAVGTEPVRVTRPEPVKATAP; encoded by the coding sequence ATGATGACCAAATACCCTCACCTGCGGCAGGACTTCGCCGCCTCCCTGGTCGTCTTCCTGGTCGCGCTCCCGCTCTGCGTGGGCGTGGCCGTCGCCTCCGGCGTCCCGGCCGAACTCGGTCTCGTCACCGGCATAGTCGGCGGCATCGTCACCGGTCTGATGCGGGGCAGCAGCCTCCAGGTCTCCGGGCCCGCGGCCGGTCTGACCGTTCTCGTCTTCGAGGCAGTGACCGAGTTCGGGCTGCCGGCCCTCGGCGTCATCGTGCTGGCCGCCGGCCTGATCCAGCTCGCCATGGGCGCCCTGAAACTGGGGCGCTGGTTCCGGGCGATATCCGTCTCGGTCGTCGAGGGCATGCTGGCCGGTATCGGCCTCGTGATCATCGCGGGCCAGCTCTACTCGGCGGCCGGTCTCAAGGCCCCCGCCTCCGGACTCGACAAGATCCTCGGGCTGCCCGGCGCCGTCGTCGACGCGCTCGGCAGCAGCACGGCGCTCGCCTCGCTCGCCGTCGGCGCGGGCACCGTCGCGGTGCTGTTGCTGTGGAAGAAGCTCCCGAAGAAGGCGCAGACCGTGCCGGGCGCGCTCGCCGCGGTCCTGCTGGCCACCCTGGTCACCCAGGTGTTCGGCCTGTCGGTCGCCACCGTCGAGGTGAACGGCCTGCTGGCCTCCGTCCAGCCGCCCGGCATGGACGCCTTCGGCGAACTGGCCGACCCCGCCATCTTCGGCACGATCATCGCGTTCACCCTGATCGCCTCCGCCGAGAGCCTGTTCAGCGCAGCGGCCGTGGACCGGCTGCACGACGGTCCGCGCACCGAGTACGACAAGGAACTCATGGCCCAGGGCGTGGGCAACACGGTGTGCGGCGCGCTCGGCGCCCTGCCCATGACCGCGGTCATCGTGCGCAGCTCCGCCAACGTCCAGGCGGGCGCCAGGACCAAGGCGTCCCGGGTCATGCACGGCGTGTGGCTGCTGCTGTTCGCGGCCCTGCTGCCCTCGACGCTGGCGCTGATCCCGCTGCCCGCGCTCGCCGGCATCCTGGTCCACGCGGGCTTCAAGCTGATCCCCTTCCGGGAGATCGTGTCGCTGTGGCGCGGCCACCGCGGTGAGGCACTGATCCTGGTGGCCACGGCCGTCTCGATCGTCGCGGTGAACATGTTCGAGGGCGTCCTGATCGGTCTGGCCCTGTCGGTCGTCAAGACCGCCTGGGAGGCCTCGCACCTCAAGCTGGAGATCGTCGACAAGGGCGCGGGCCCCATCCAGGCCCACCTGTCGGGCAACGCGACCTTCCTCAGGCTGCCGAAGATCCTCGACAGCCTGGAGTCGCTGCCCCAGGACCGTCCCGTGGAGCTGGACCTCTCCGGTCTGCACCACCTGGACCACGCCTGCCGTACGGCCCTGGAGAACTGGGCCGAGCGGCACAGCGCGGTCGGCACGGAACCCGTGCGGGTCACCAGGCCGGAGCCAGTGAAGGCCACCGCCCCGTAA
- a CDS encoding carbonic anhydrase yields MQPLIDNARTFGQRPEEFAKLAEGQSPQVLFITCSDSRVVPALITGARPGELFELRTAGNIVPPYASEHPTSEAATIEYAVEVLGVRDIVVCGHSHCGAVGALVRGDDLDAVPAVRDWLNHATPRPSGTTEDPEVAEGVQNHVLAQVLRLRSYPFIDKKLAEDQLTLHAWYYEVHTGAVRVHRTETDAFEGL; encoded by the coding sequence ATGCAGCCCCTCATCGACAACGCCCGTACGTTCGGACAGCGCCCTGAGGAGTTCGCCAAGCTGGCCGAAGGCCAGTCCCCCCAGGTCCTGTTCATCACCTGCTCGGATTCCAGGGTCGTCCCGGCCCTGATCACGGGCGCCCGCCCGGGCGAGCTCTTCGAGCTGCGCACCGCGGGCAACATCGTTCCCCCCTACGCCTCCGAGCACCCCACCAGCGAGGCGGCCACCATCGAGTACGCCGTGGAGGTGCTGGGCGTCCGCGACATCGTGGTCTGCGGGCACTCGCACTGCGGCGCCGTCGGCGCCCTGGTCCGCGGCGACGACCTGGACGCCGTCCCGGCCGTGCGGGACTGGCTCAACCACGCCACCCCGCGCCCGTCCGGCACGACCGAGGACCCGGAAGTCGCCGAGGGCGTGCAGAACCACGTCCTGGCCCAGGTGCTGCGCCTGCGGTCCTACCCGTTCATCGACAAGAAGCTGGCGGAGGACCAACTGACCCTGCACGCCTGGTACTACGAGGTGCACACGGGCGCGGTGCGCGTCCACCGCACCGAGACCGACGCGTTCGAGGGTCTGTGA